A part of Perca fluviatilis chromosome 15, GENO_Pfluv_1.0, whole genome shotgun sequence genomic DNA contains:
- the LOC120575315 gene encoding stonustoxin subunit alpha-like → MTLAEAVREVEQGQMEERLSGCNLSERSCEALSSVLSSQSSSLRELDLSNNELQDSGVKQLSAGLKSPHCRLETLSLSFCLVSVEGCTSLASALSSNPSHLRVLDLSYNHPGDSGVKLLSAGLKDPNWRLDTLRMDHGGQQRMRPGVRKYVCKLELDTNTVNRKLKLSDNNRTVTHVRKDQSYPGHPDRFDSWPQLLCRNGLTGRCYWEVEMRRRVEISVSYRGIRRRGASEDCRFGCNDQSWSLFCSDDGYSVWHNNRETALTPSSVSNRVAVYVDCPAGTLSFYRVSPDSLIHLHTFNTTFTQPLYPGFMVCPGSSVSLCPLQE, encoded by the exons ATGACATTGGCAGAAGCAGTAAGAGAGGTTGAACAGGGCCAGATGGAGGAAAG gctgagtggctgtaacctgtcagagagaagctgtgaagctctgtcctcggttctcagctcccagtcctctagtctgagagagctggacctgagtaacaacgagctgcaggattcaggagtgaagcagctgtcagctggactgaagagtccacactgcagactggaaactctcag tctgtcATTCTGTCTGGTCTCAGTGGAAGGCTGTacttctctggcctcagctctgagctcaaacccctcccatctgagagtgcTGGatctgagctacaatcatccaggagactcaggagtgaagctgctgtcAGCTGGACTTAAGGATCCAAactggagactggacactctcag GATGGACCATGGTGGACAACAGAGAATGAGACCTGGTGTgaggaagt ATGTCTGTAAACTggaactggacacaaacacagtaaacagaaaactaaaactgtctgacaacaacaggacggtGACACATGTGAGAAAGGATCAGTCATATCCTGGTCATCCAGACAGATTTGACTCCTggcctcagctgctgtgtagaaatggtctgactggtcgctgttactgggaggtcgagATGAGAAGAAGGGTTGaaatatcagtgagttacagaggaatcaggagAAGAGGAGCCAGTGAAGACTGTAGGTTTGGatgtaatgatcagtcctggagtctgttCTGCTCGGATGATGGTTACTCTGTCTGGCACAATAACAGAGAAACAGCCCTCactccctcctctgtctctaacagagtagcagtgtatgtggactgtcctgctggcactctgtccttctacagagtctcccctgactcactgatccacctccacaccttcaacaccacattcactcaaccTCTTTATCCTGGGTTTATGGTCTGccctggttcctcagtgtctctgtgtcctctgcaggAATGA